From the genome of Astyanax mexicanus isolate ESR-SI-001 chromosome 3, AstMex3_surface, whole genome shotgun sequence:
gagaaatatagagataaatatatatagagaaatatatatagagagagagaaatatatagagagagatagagagaaatatatacatatatatagagagagaaagagagagagaaagagagagaaatagaaagagaggagagaaatggagagagagagagagagagagagaaggagagagaaagagaaatataggGAGAactagagaaaaatagagagagacatataGCCGGATGACAGATCAGTGCGTTgagcgggggcggggcagattacggcggaagtaggagtcaaacttggtgccttaattaaattgcgtaaaaaaatagtaacgcgttttatatatatatatatatgttttttttttataatctcaattaatctttttttctgtggattaattaaattattatttattaaagtgtaCGACTGAGAATAAGCGAGAGTAAGATTGATGTTGGAGTAAGAAGGTTTTTGttcattatgtttaaaaaaaaaaaaaactgcagtgcaCAACTTGAGTTTGTGTAATTATAAATAGCAGcatttattgtgtattattaaaatacttaaataaaaagcTAATTTAAAGTCTAAATTCTGAAGCAACATTCGTCCACACATCCATTCAGTATTTCCTTACTGACCTCTATTGGTGAATAGGTGGAACTACACGTTACCAAGTGATattatttgctttattatttacCTTAGATTATTACACAATAATACAAACAATCTTGGCACTTTTGGAGGCactttttatgcaaaaaaaaaaaaaaaaaaaaaagaaaggaagtgaGGACAGTCACAGTGTAAAAGCACTTATcatttaatctttttctttttcactgaAGGCATGCTGGAGTCTTCATGAAGACCCTCACTCTCCTGTGCTTTCCTCTTGCGTTTACTCTTGTCGCTTAAATATCCGCTGGAGTCGCTGTTTAGGAGCTCAGTGTTTAAAGGCATTTCTTCATCTGCCTCGTGCcttttatctttcttcttctttttcttcttctctttctccttctcttgtGAAGGGCCGTCAGAATCAGGTTTTACCTTTATTCCGTTGCTGTTAAAATCAAGTGTCTCCATCTCAGCCACCTGGTTGCCGTTGTCCTCCATTGTCTCCGAGTCTagttctttgttctttttcttcttcttcttctttttgggcTTCGAGGAGTCCATGTCCTCTGTGCCTTCGTCTTTAGGAGCTGATTCTGGTTCAGCTGCTGCTTCTTCGGTTGTTCTCTGTTCCTCCATTTCTGTACTGCTGACTGCAGCAACAAGCTCATTCACCCTGAAaaaacaccatttttttttttttaaaccctgtaCACTGCAGACACACAATGTCTATGTGTTGATGTGCAcatacagctctttaaaaaattaagagaccacttcagtttctgaatcagtttctctgattttgttatttataggtttatgtttgagtaaaatgaacatcgttgttttattctataaactacagacaacatttctcccaaattccaaataaaaatattatcatttagagcatttatttacagaaaatgagaaatggctgaaataacaaaaaagatgcagagctttcagaactcaaataatgcaaagaaaaaaaaaaggattacattcattaagttttaagagttcagaaatcaatatttggtggctcctccaccagtcttacacactgcttttggataaccttatgctttacgctcctgatgcaaaaattcaaccagttcagtttggtggtttgatggcttgtgatcatccatcttcctcttgattatattctagagattttcaatttggtgaaatcaaaggaactctaagtggtctcttattttttcccccagagctgtgcATAATCCATAAATTTAATGGCATTTGGGATAAATATGCTGACTGAAGTCTCacaaactttttttataaaacatgatAACCAGTTTTATACTTTTAAAGCTCATCATACCTGtatttttccagtcttcctctgatCAGAAGGACGCCAGCCACATCAGCGTCCAGCTGAAACACTTCAAACTCCAGATGGTCTCCAACCTTAAACCCAGAGTCTCTCCATTGCTCCGGGGTCAGAAGATGTGGCTTCATTACACAGGCGTTAAAGCAGCCGTGCACCAGACAGCCCACGTGACCCACCGCCATTTTATTTATCACaccctagtaaaaaaaacaacgacaaattaatactttttaagacctcaataattACAATTTAAGACCCAAACATCTAGTCATAATTTCTCTGGTTTTCCAACTAATTAGTTCTCTTCGTTCTCtcttagctagcttgctgctattGTTAGCTAgatctctggtaatgttagctaactctccactaactttagttctctcaacggtaaggttagctaacttgccactaatgttagctagctctctgctaacattATTTCTTTCTCAGGTAACCTTAGCTAATTCGTCGCAATTGTTAGCTAGTGCTTGATGCTAAATTATTTACCACAAGCTTATCTCCTTTCTTTGGTTTGAAGACGACAAACGAGGCCTCGATGTTTAGGTGGATGAAACCTTGGTCGTCGAATATGTCCCCGTATTGTCCTACGATTTTGATGTGATCATACGCCAATGGCACACCTATCAAACTGAGAAGAGAAACATGCATTTTATAAAGgcctaaacaacaacaacaacaataatcacTGAATAAACTAGTCTTACTTCTTAATAACAAAATATTGATCAACTTCACTTCTTGTCAGTGTGATGGTTTCTCTATTGTTAATAGGGGAAAAAAATGAACCACCTGAGAGCAAATCtttgagttatttttatttttaagtacctgttacaatatacaatatatatatatatatatatatatatatatatatatatatatatatattttgtaagtaTATTTTTACTTTTGCTTCTTCTATATTTCGGCATATATCGCTAGGATTTTATTCCAATACATTCTAAGAAATACCTAACTTTTTGGTTACTGTCAtagggtaaaaaaaatattctagctAATTATCggctccaccttaaatggtgaagCCAGAGGCGCCAGACGGTAGCTGCTGCTGGAGAATTAATGTATCTATCTGAACTGACCTGCTgaagtatttaaggtggaacaaaacagTTAAAGTATCTTACCTGACTGTAACTGACCTGATTCAGTATTTAAAGTGGAACGGAACAGTTAAGCTATCTTCTTTCCCTGAGACTTACCTGCTggagtatttaaggtggaacggaacagTTAGAGTATCATATCTCGCTGGGACTGACCTGCAagagtttttaaggtggaacagaacaatTAATCTATCTTATCTCGCTGGGACTGACCTGCTGGAGTATTTGAGCAGTTCTGAGTTCAGCTCCTCCTGGATGCCGGTCTTTTTCCTCTTGATGAAGGCGGGCGGCAGGACGACGTGTCTGCGG
Proteins encoded in this window:
- the polr1f gene encoding DNA-directed RNA polymerase I subunit RPA43 produces the protein MANSKKLDEDRNQVSEPAGGSAALFPAAGRDAPVSASLLPSFAAACALVQAPYSCLVLESHRRHVVLPPAFIKRKKTGIQEELNSELLKYSSSLIGVPLAYDHIKIVGQYGDIFDDQGFIHLNIEASFVVFKPKKGDKLVGVINKMAVGHVGCLVHGCFNACVMKPHLLTPEQWRDSGFKVGDHLEFEVFQLDADVAGVLLIRGRLEKYRVNELVAAVSSTEMEEQRTTEEAAAEPESAPKDEGTEDMDSSKPKKKKKKKKNKELDSETMEDNGNQVAEMETLDFNSNGIKVKPDSDGPSQEKEKEKKKKKKKDKRHEADEEMPLNTELLNSDSSGYLSDKSKRKRKAQESEGLHEDSSMPSVKKKKIK